The following proteins are co-located in the Sphaeramia orbicularis chromosome 24, fSphaOr1.1, whole genome shotgun sequence genome:
- the stx11b.1 gene encoding syntaxin-11b.1: MRDRLSHLQEMSNGSVEPMEYAESTVSDTFSNVDLEEELPHEAIVFDNSPVLAEVFSQSQEIHREVQLIRLEVKRLREQNSRMLQGTTTMSTIKRDSNAIGADIKSRAEGVLSRLKDMDGTAHKLEEVHGSNSAITRIARTQYACLSNGFRDAMFDYNEAEMSHRENCKAQIQRQMEIVGREVTGEEVEEMIETGQWNTFADNITTEGKTARSALTQIEKRHQELLDLENRIKGIHEIFLDIALLVEEQGPMLTSIQTNVQKTDEHLQDALVKLGKAKRHDKNNPFKKMFCSCFPCYN, from the coding sequence ATGAGGGACCGACTGAGCCACCTGCAGGAAATGTCCAATGGGTCCGTGGAACCGATGGAATATGCCGAGTCCACAGTGTCCGACACGTTCAGTAATGTGGACCTGGAAGAGGAGCTGCCCCATGAGGCCATCGTGTTCGACAACAGCCCCGTTCTGGCCGAGGTCTTCTCCCAGTCACAGGAGATCCACAGAGAGGTCCAGCTCATCCGCCTGGAGGTGAAGAGGCTTCGTGAGCAGAACTCCCGCATGCTCCAGGGCACTACCACCATGAGCACTATCAAAAGGGACTCCAATGCCATCGGTGCTGACATCAAGTCCAGGGCTGAGGGTGTGTTGTCTCGCCTGAAGGACATGGACGGCACCGCTCATAAGCTAGAAGAAGTCCACGGCTCTAATTCTGCCATCACACGGATCGCCAGAACCCAGTACGCTTGCCTCAGCAATGGTTTCCGCGATGCCATGTTTGACTATAATGAAGCTGAGATGAGCCACCGGGAAAACTGTAAAGCCCAGATCCAGAGGCAGATGGAGATAGTAGGGCGTGAGGTGAcgggggaggaggtggaggagatgaTCGAAACGGGTCAGTGGAACACCTTCGCTGACAACATTACGACTGAGGGGAAAACGGCGCGATCGGCTTTGACCCAGATCGAGAAGCGGCATCAGGAGTTGCTGGACCTGGAGAACCGGATCAAAGGCATCCATGAGATCTTCCTGGACATTGCCCTGCTGGTGGAGGAGCAGGGGCCCATGCTGACCTCCATCCAAACCAACGTACAGAAAACTGACGAACACTTGCAGGACGCCCTCGTCAAACTGGGCAAGGCCAAGCGTCACGACAAGAACAACCCTTTTAAGAAGATGTTCTGCAGCTGCTTCCCCTGCTACAACTAA